The following coding sequences lie in one Thermomicrobium sp. 4228-Ro genomic window:
- the gltB gene encoding glutamate synthase large subunit, translated as MKRMTVEERRQHAPLYRSEYEHDACGTGFVADLSGKPSHAIVRYALEAVVNLTHRGAVSADAKTGDGAGITVQLPRKLLARELARLYGLTVEPERLAAGLVFLPASDPTVAARCKQALAEALQAHGIADIWWREVPIDPDVLGQQARQTMPRIEQVIAVRPADIDAMEFERRLYLARRRAERVAKEIGARDFFVPSLSCRTIVYKGLFVAQDLAAFYTDLQDPLMESALALFHQRYSTNTFPTWQLAQPFRRIAHNGEINTLQGNRNWMRAREPELSSPLWGDRLAELLPLIDPDGSDSMSLDQVLELLELSGRDIVHAVAMLIPEAWEQMDDLSPEIRAFFDYHAGLMEPWDGPAAIAFTDGRVAGAVLDRNGLRPARYSITEDGLVVLASETGVIDLSQRRIVERGRLGPGQMLVADTATGAVYRNTEIKQLLATRQPYAAWLAEHRIRLGAAPVDGNGQEIDETEWLRRQIAFGLTAEDQRLVVQPMAIENKEPLWSMGDDTPLAVLSEFPRPLAHFFRQRFAQVTNPPIDSYREKLVMSLDVYLGPRASLLTETPEHARLLHLSSPFLLEEQFAALTHHPDLKAATLEAVFPIAAGPAGLEQALRELLRNAEQAIDSGASLLILSDRAVDAAHAPIPMALAIGAVHHHLIRAGKRMRASIVCDTGDVWDVHQAAVLIGYGAAAVHPYLALSVARSFAGSRTAGDLTPDQLAKNYIKQLESGLRKIMSKMGISTLASYQGAQLFEILGLSQDVVDEFFTGTPSRLGGLDLTGIAERALARHAAAFQQPVDKLPDWGFVRFRKDGEYHAFSPTNVRALQHAAQTGDREAYHQFVELVQNRRPMALRDLVTFRPTQPVPIEEVEPAEEIVKRFVVTAMSLGALSPEAHRTLAIAMNRIGARSNCGEGGEDPDWYYEGGTDVPHNKIKQVASGRFGVTAEYLVRAEELEIKIAQGSKPGEGGQLPAHKVTAIIARFRHAIPGIQLISPPPHHDIYSIEDLAQLIYDLKMVNPRARVGVKLVAEAGVGTIAAGVAKAHADYILISGHSGGTGASPLSSIKFAGVPWELGLAETQQTLVLNDLRSRVRLRTDGGLQTARDIIIAALLGAEEFGFGSAALVAIGCDMARQCHLNTCPTGIATQREDLRKRFAGKPEHVINYFTLLAEEVREYLAMLGARRFDEIVGRVELLTQRTDLEGPAALLDLSPILAVPPDPNAPRRCLYERNIFHDLTGPALDEWLLEQARPAFEERKPVYITTTVRNHNRAVGGRLAGELSFRFGRAHAPDGLITVELTGEAGQSFGAWCWHGLKLVLTGEANDYVGKGMGGGTIVVRSPEPPADPTRPHVLVGNTVLYGATGGELFVAGQAGERFAVRNSGAVAVVEGVGDHGCEYMTGGIVVVLGPTGRNFAAGMTNGLAFVFDPEGVFPSRLNREYVQLERLSDSDDEPLRALIAKHVALTGSQRGREILERWHELRSAFWKVVPHPPIEAADERPTRRVRERPVATQAVAD; from the coding sequence ATGAAGCGCATGACGGTAGAAGAGCGCCGACAGCACGCACCACTGTACCGCTCGGAGTACGAGCACGACGCCTGTGGAACCGGCTTCGTCGCCGACCTCAGCGGGAAGCCGAGCCACGCGATCGTGCGCTACGCACTGGAGGCGGTCGTCAATCTCACCCATCGCGGTGCCGTCTCCGCGGACGCCAAGACGGGCGATGGCGCCGGCATCACGGTACAATTGCCGCGAAAGCTCTTGGCTCGTGAACTGGCTCGCCTGTACGGCCTCACCGTCGAGCCTGAGCGTCTGGCTGCTGGACTTGTGTTCCTCCCAGCCAGCGATCCGACCGTCGCAGCACGGTGCAAGCAGGCACTGGCCGAAGCCCTGCAGGCTCACGGTATCGCCGACATCTGGTGGCGCGAGGTCCCGATCGACCCGGATGTCCTCGGCCAGCAAGCTCGGCAGACGATGCCGCGCATCGAGCAGGTGATCGCCGTACGACCAGCTGACATCGACGCCATGGAGTTCGAGCGGCGCCTCTACCTCGCTCGACGACGCGCCGAGCGGGTCGCCAAGGAGATCGGGGCACGCGACTTTTTCGTGCCGTCGCTCTCCTGTCGAACGATCGTGTATAAAGGGCTGTTCGTCGCCCAGGATCTGGCGGCATTCTATACCGATCTCCAGGATCCGCTGATGGAGAGTGCGCTCGCGCTCTTCCACCAGCGCTACAGCACCAACACGTTCCCGACCTGGCAGCTCGCCCAGCCCTTCCGCCGGATCGCGCACAACGGCGAAATCAACACGCTCCAGGGTAATCGGAACTGGATGCGGGCCCGCGAACCGGAACTGTCCTCGCCACTGTGGGGTGACCGCCTGGCCGAGCTTCTCCCGCTCATCGATCCGGACGGATCCGACTCGATGAGCCTGGACCAGGTTCTGGAGTTGCTCGAACTCTCCGGTCGCGACATCGTCCATGCAGTGGCCATGCTGATTCCGGAAGCCTGGGAACAGATGGACGATCTCTCGCCGGAGATCCGCGCCTTCTTCGACTACCATGCTGGCCTCATGGAACCGTGGGACGGGCCAGCGGCGATCGCCTTCACCGACGGACGCGTCGCTGGAGCTGTGCTCGACCGCAACGGCCTACGTCCCGCTCGCTACTCGATCACCGAAGACGGGTTGGTCGTCTTGGCCAGCGAGACCGGTGTGATCGATCTCTCGCAGCGCCGCATCGTCGAGCGTGGCCGGCTCGGCCCTGGTCAGATGCTGGTTGCCGATACGGCAACCGGTGCCGTTTACCGCAATACGGAGATCAAGCAGTTGCTGGCGACCCGGCAACCCTACGCGGCCTGGCTGGCCGAGCACCGGATCCGGCTCGGGGCCGCACCGGTCGACGGAAACGGTCAGGAAATCGACGAGACCGAGTGGCTACGGCGACAGATCGCCTTCGGGCTCACCGCCGAGGACCAGCGGCTAGTGGTCCAGCCGATGGCGATCGAGAACAAGGAGCCGCTCTGGTCGATGGGCGACGACACGCCACTGGCGGTCCTCTCGGAGTTTCCGCGCCCGCTGGCCCATTTCTTCCGTCAGCGCTTCGCGCAGGTCACCAACCCACCCATCGACTCCTATCGCGAGAAGCTCGTGATGTCGCTCGACGTCTACCTCGGCCCGCGAGCGAGCCTCCTCACCGAGACGCCAGAGCACGCCCGGTTGCTCCATCTGTCGAGCCCCTTCCTCCTCGAAGAGCAGTTCGCTGCCCTGACGCACCATCCGGACCTGAAGGCAGCGACGCTCGAAGCCGTGTTCCCGATCGCAGCTGGTCCTGCTGGCCTGGAGCAGGCGCTTCGCGAACTGCTCCGGAACGCGGAACAGGCAATCGACAGCGGCGCGAGTCTGCTCATCCTGAGCGACCGCGCGGTCGACGCTGCGCACGCGCCGATTCCGATGGCGCTGGCAATCGGCGCAGTGCACCACCACTTGATCCGCGCCGGCAAGCGGATGCGCGCATCGATCGTCTGCGATACCGGTGACGTCTGGGACGTGCATCAGGCGGCCGTCCTCATCGGCTACGGTGCTGCGGCAGTCCATCCGTATCTCGCGCTCTCCGTTGCTCGGAGCTTCGCTGGAAGTCGCACCGCTGGCGACCTCACACCAGATCAGCTCGCCAAGAACTACATCAAGCAGCTCGAGTCGGGCTTGCGCAAGATCATGTCCAAGATGGGAATCTCGACGCTCGCCAGCTACCAGGGGGCGCAGCTCTTCGAGATTCTCGGCCTCTCCCAGGACGTCGTGGACGAGTTCTTCACCGGCACGCCGTCGCGTCTCGGCGGCCTGGACCTCACCGGCATCGCCGAACGCGCCCTGGCACGACACGCTGCTGCCTTCCAGCAGCCGGTCGACAAGTTGCCCGACTGGGGCTTCGTGCGTTTCCGCAAGGACGGCGAGTACCACGCGTTCAGCCCGACCAACGTCCGTGCGCTCCAGCACGCTGCGCAGACCGGCGACCGGGAGGCCTACCACCAGTTCGTCGAACTCGTTCAGAACCGCCGCCCCATGGCGTTGCGCGACCTCGTGACGTTCCGGCCGACCCAGCCCGTCCCGATCGAGGAAGTGGAGCCGGCCGAGGAGATCGTCAAGCGGTTCGTCGTCACGGCCATGTCGCTCGGTGCCCTCTCACCGGAAGCACATCGCACGTTGGCGATCGCGATGAACCGCATCGGCGCGCGCTCGAACTGCGGTGAGGGGGGCGAGGATCCTGACTGGTACTACGAAGGCGGCACCGACGTCCCGCACAACAAGATCAAGCAGGTGGCGAGCGGACGCTTCGGCGTGACTGCCGAGTACCTGGTTCGGGCAGAGGAACTGGAGATCAAGATCGCGCAGGGCTCGAAGCCTGGCGAGGGTGGCCAGCTGCCTGCCCACAAGGTGACAGCCATCATCGCACGCTTCCGCCACGCCATCCCGGGTATCCAGCTCATCTCGCCGCCGCCGCATCACGACATCTACAGCATCGAGGACCTCGCCCAGCTGATCTACGATCTCAAGATGGTCAACCCACGGGCGCGCGTCGGCGTCAAACTCGTCGCCGAGGCGGGAGTCGGCACGATCGCGGCTGGTGTCGCCAAGGCGCACGCCGACTACATCCTGATCAGCGGTCACAGCGGCGGCACGGGCGCCTCGCCGCTCTCCTCGATCAAGTTCGCTGGTGTGCCCTGGGAACTCGGCCTGGCAGAAACACAGCAGACGCTCGTCCTCAACGACCTGCGCAGTCGCGTCCGGCTCCGCACCGACGGAGGACTGCAGACGGCGCGCGATATCATCATCGCCGCGCTGCTCGGTGCCGAGGAATTCGGCTTCGGCTCCGCTGCACTCGTCGCGATCGGGTGCGACATGGCCCGTCAGTGCCACCTCAATACCTGCCCAACGGGTATCGCCACCCAACGCGAGGACCTGCGCAAGCGGTTCGCTGGGAAGCCCGAGCACGTGATCAACTACTTCACGTTGCTCGCTGAAGAGGTCCGTGAGTACCTGGCGATGCTCGGCGCTCGGCGCTTCGACGAGATCGTCGGGCGCGTCGAGCTGCTTACCCAGCGCACCGATCTCGAGGGACCAGCCGCGCTCCTCGATCTCAGTCCGATCCTCGCCGTGCCGCCGGACCCGAACGCACCGCGGCGCTGTCTCTACGAGCGCAATATCTTCCACGACCTGACCGGCCCGGCACTGGACGAGTGGCTGCTCGAACAGGCGCGTCCCGCCTTCGAGGAACGAAAGCCGGTCTACATCACGACGACGGTCCGGAACCACAACCGCGCGGTCGGCGGGCGACTGGCGGGCGAACTCAGCTTCCGCTTCGGTCGCGCGCACGCGCCTGACGGCCTCATCACCGTCGAGCTAACGGGTGAGGCGGGACAGAGCTTCGGTGCCTGGTGCTGGCATGGGCTGAAACTGGTCCTCACCGGCGAGGCGAACGACTACGTCGGCAAGGGTATGGGCGGCGGTACGATCGTCGTCCGCTCGCCCGAACCACCAGCCGATCCGACCCGACCACACGTGCTCGTCGGGAACACGGTGCTGTACGGCGCGACGGGCGGCGAACTTTTCGTCGCGGGGCAAGCTGGGGAGCGCTTCGCCGTCCGGAACTCCGGCGCTGTCGCTGTCGTCGAAGGTGTCGGTGACCACGGCTGCGAGTACATGACCGGCGGCATCGTCGTCGTCCTCGGTCCGACCGGCCGCAACTTCGCAGCCGGAATGACCAACGGCCTTGCGTTCGTCTTCGACCCCGAAGGGGTCTTCCCGAGCCGGCTGAATCGCGAGTACGTGCAGCTCGAGCGACTCAGCGACAGCGACGACGAGCCGCTGCGCGCGTTGATCGCGAAGCATGTCGCCTTGACCGGTAGCCAGCGCGGGCGCGAGATCCTCGAGCGCTGGCACGAACTGCGCAGCGCATTCTGGAAGGTCGTCCCGCATCCGCCGATCGAGGCTGCGGACGAGCGACCGACCCGACGCGTCCGCGAGCGACCGGTTGCCACCCAAGCTGTTGCAGACTGA
- a CDS encoding aspartate aminotransferase family protein, producing the protein MTEQVKLHPEPRTAVDFEHEALKHVWIHSAEWIRLAEERGFRVFERAYGSTLVDVYGREYIDGLSGLWVVNAGHGRREIAEAMAAQAAKIAYVSSANHTTVPTVRLAHELAERLPGDLNRVFFCSGGSEAVESAIKIAKQVQAMRGFPKRYKIIARRGSYHGMTYGAMSLTQSRSEKFFGPFMYGVYYVPSPNRYRNDFGLEGEDGDLMCANYVEQEILYQDPETVAAVIGEPISTSNGVHVPSPKYWQRLREICDKYGVLLIMDEVINGFGRTGKMFAAEHFGIVPDLMTMAKGITSGYAPMGAVAVRDSVFEIFQEQKEVPLGHLLTFGGHAVAAAAALKNLEIFDREGLVQQSAEKGAYLLQQLRELLRHPTVGDVRGLGLMCGIELVKSKSTKEKWPRNSAFIKALERRMNEKGLLTRVWEIVHVAPPLVVTKEEIDRIVAIIDEALTETEAEFASEITD; encoded by the coding sequence ATGACCGAGCAGGTGAAACTGCATCCAGAGCCGCGGACTGCTGTCGATTTCGAACACGAGGCGCTCAAGCATGTCTGGATTCATTCCGCCGAGTGGATCAGGCTGGCTGAAGAGCGTGGCTTTCGTGTTTTCGAGCGAGCCTACGGCAGTACGCTCGTCGATGTGTACGGGCGCGAATACATCGACGGGCTCTCGGGCTTGTGGGTAGTGAATGCGGGCCACGGTCGGCGTGAAATAGCCGAAGCGATGGCCGCGCAAGCAGCCAAGATCGCGTACGTCTCCTCGGCGAACCACACGACCGTTCCCACTGTCCGGCTCGCGCACGAGCTCGCTGAGCGTCTCCCTGGCGATCTGAACCGCGTCTTCTTCTGCTCGGGCGGATCGGAAGCGGTGGAGAGCGCGATCAAGATCGCGAAGCAAGTGCAGGCCATGCGCGGATTCCCGAAACGGTACAAGATCATCGCCCGGCGTGGCAGCTACCATGGGATGACCTATGGCGCGATGTCGCTGACGCAGTCCCGGAGCGAGAAGTTCTTCGGGCCCTTCATGTACGGCGTCTACTACGTGCCGTCGCCCAACCGCTACCGCAACGACTTCGGACTGGAGGGTGAAGACGGTGACCTGATGTGCGCGAACTACGTCGAGCAGGAGATCCTCTATCAGGACCCGGAAACCGTCGCAGCCGTTATCGGCGAGCCGATCTCGACCTCGAACGGTGTCCATGTTCCGTCCCCGAAGTATTGGCAGCGTTTGCGGGAGATCTGCGACAAGTACGGTGTGCTGCTCATCATGGACGAAGTCATCAACGGATTCGGGCGGACCGGCAAGATGTTCGCGGCCGAGCACTTCGGGATCGTACCCGATTTGATGACGATGGCCAAGGGGATCACCTCGGGCTATGCCCCGATGGGCGCAGTCGCAGTCCGCGACAGTGTGTTCGAGATCTTTCAGGAGCAGAAGGAGGTACCGCTTGGCCATCTGTTGACGTTCGGCGGCCATGCTGTCGCGGCAGCAGCTGCGCTCAAGAACTTGGAGATTTTCGACCGCGAGGGCCTGGTGCAGCAGAGTGCCGAAAAAGGGGCGTATCTCCTCCAGCAGCTGCGTGAGCTCCTCCGTCATCCGACGGTCGGGGATGTGCGGGGCCTCGGGCTCATGTGCGGGATCGAGCTCGTCAAGAGCAAGTCGACCAAGGAAAAGTGGCCACGGAACAGCGCCTTCATCAAAGCACTCGAGCGGCGGATGAACGAGAAGGGACTCCTCACGCGGGTTTGGGAGATCGTCCACGTGGCCCCGCCCCTCGTTGTCACCAAAGAGGAGATCGACCGGATCGTCGCGATCATCGACGAGGCACTCACCGAGACCGAGGCGGAGTTCGCGAGCGAGATCACTGACTGA
- a CDS encoding SCO family protein, with translation MLRLLRTVLWVVALVSLLATGAGHLYRWYQAQQSDSWALELDGRPAPSFTLTDHRRQTVSLEDFTGRITVVTFVFTSCPETCPLTLHKLATAHRELPPDLRQQVQLVAITVDPEHDTVDRMAQYVEANGLDNILFLTGARQALEPVWSGFAITVEQVPAASGQVTLLHTPVTYVLDQEGRLAFLVRDEALDPDRFAGLLERLAAS, from the coding sequence ATGCTCCGGCTATTGCGCACGGTGTTGTGGGTGGTCGCGCTCGTCTCCCTACTCGCCACAGGTGCAGGACACCTGTATCGTTGGTATCAGGCTCAGCAGTCCGACTCGTGGGCGCTCGAACTCGACGGCCGTCCAGCACCGAGCTTCACGCTCACCGATCACCGTAGACAAACGGTCAGTCTCGAAGACTTTACCGGTCGGATCACGGTCGTGACGTTCGTGTTTACCTCCTGTCCAGAGACGTGTCCGCTCACGCTCCACAAGCTGGCAACTGCACACCGGGAACTTCCGCCAGACCTCCGACAACAAGTACAGCTCGTCGCCATCACCGTCGATCCGGAGCACGATACAGTGGACCGTATGGCGCAGTATGTAGAGGCGAACGGTCTGGACAACATCCTCTTTCTGACCGGTGCCCGGCAGGCGCTCGAGCCAGTATGGTCCGGCTTCGCGATCACCGTCGAGCAGGTTCCGGCGGCGAGCGGGCAGGTGACGCTCCTGCACACGCCGGTCACGTACGTGCTCGATCAGGAAGGGCGACTCGCCTTTCTCGTTCGCGACGAAGCGCTCGATCCGGATCGATTCGCTGGGCTGCTCGAGCGCCTCGCCGCCTCGTGA
- a CDS encoding FesM has translation MSRSGVPITLSHPRWSDLTRWPLLGRFLRLRHARTIAQTVLLVLAALVLYDGFFGPPIAPKNLAGVLPWVHWRGLVVLALLLAGNLFCFACPFMLPRRLAQLLFRPRRSWPRWLPGKWVAIVLLVTFFWAYEAFDLWASPLLTAWVALAYFVAAFAIDGFFRGAAFCKHVCPIGQFNFIGSLVSPTEVRIRDASVCQRCRTKDCIRGRFDRDGRLVQRGCELGLFQPAKVGNLDCTFCLDCLHACPHQNVGIRWRFPLRAETDPDSLRSGIGRLSGRHDWATLVVVLTALGFLNAFGMVSPVYHFLRWLSQTLHVTREPVLLAIVFAGGLAVLATCVTLASLATRWLLPTPSPRWSGMRFVYTLAPLGFGMWSAHYLFHFFTGALTVLPLAQQFAVDVTGRALLGQPAWHLASLLSVAATTDLVVIVLALGYFGSLFWTMRLGSRYRLGFIALLPWLGLNTLLFLFGIWLLGQPMEMRGTLLG, from the coding sequence ATGAGTCGCTCGGGAGTGCCGATCACGCTCTCTCACCCACGCTGGAGCGATCTCACCCGATGGCCACTGCTCGGCCGCTTTCTCCGCCTGCGCCACGCCCGAACGATAGCCCAAACCGTCTTGCTGGTGCTCGCGGCACTCGTCCTCTACGATGGCTTCTTCGGCCCACCCATCGCACCGAAGAACCTGGCAGGGGTCCTGCCGTGGGTCCACTGGCGTGGGCTCGTCGTACTCGCTCTGCTTTTGGCGGGCAATCTCTTCTGCTTCGCCTGCCCCTTCATGCTGCCGCGACGGCTCGCTCAGCTCCTCTTCCGGCCCAGGCGCTCCTGGCCGCGCTGGCTCCCAGGCAAGTGGGTCGCCATCGTGCTCCTCGTGACGTTCTTCTGGGCCTACGAGGCGTTCGACCTGTGGGCCAGCCCCTTGCTCACTGCGTGGGTCGCGCTCGCGTATTTCGTTGCCGCCTTCGCGATCGACGGGTTCTTCCGGGGAGCAGCTTTCTGCAAGCATGTCTGCCCCATCGGGCAGTTCAACTTCATCGGTTCCCTCGTCTCGCCGACCGAGGTCCGCATTCGCGATGCCTCGGTCTGCCAGCGATGTCGGACTAAAGATTGTATCCGCGGTCGCTTCGATCGGGACGGGCGACTCGTCCAGCGAGGCTGCGAACTCGGCCTCTTCCAGCCGGCCAAGGTCGGGAACCTCGACTGCACGTTCTGCCTCGATTGTCTGCACGCGTGTCCGCATCAGAACGTCGGCATCCGCTGGCGGTTCCCACTTCGTGCTGAGACAGATCCGGACAGTCTCCGTTCCGGCATCGGCCGCCTGAGCGGCAGGCACGACTGGGCGACGCTCGTCGTCGTCTTGACCGCTCTGGGCTTCCTCAACGCGTTCGGCATGGTCAGCCCGGTGTACCACTTCCTGCGCTGGCTGAGCCAGACGCTGCACGTCACCCGCGAACCCGTGCTCCTGGCCATCGTGTTCGCCGGCGGCCTTGCTGTACTGGCGACGTGTGTCACGCTGGCGAGCCTGGCGACACGCTGGCTCCTGCCCACGCCTAGTCCGCGCTGGTCCGGGATGCGCTTCGTCTACACGCTCGCACCGCTCGGTTTCGGTATGTGGTCGGCACACTACCTCTTCCACTTCTTCACCGGGGCCCTGACCGTGCTACCGCTGGCACAGCAGTTCGCGGTCGACGTGACGGGTCGCGCTCTGCTCGGGCAACCAGCCTGGCACCTGGCGAGCCTGCTCTCGGTCGCCGCCACGACCGACCTCGTCGTCATCGTCCTGGCACTCGGGTATTTCGGCTCGCTGTTCTGGACGATGCGGCTTGGCAGCCGGTATCGTCTCGGCTTCATCGCGCTCCTCCCCTGGCTCGGTCTGAACACGCTGCTGTTCCTGTTCGGAATTTGGCTACTCGGTCAACCGATGGAAATGCGCGGTACACTCCTCGGCTGA
- a CDS encoding FixH family protein, with protein MGLRWTKLFLLLSLVLLVPLTAACRRGEATTHVRAELAAIEPDPPAVGPATLRFRLLDSTDGRPVTGLGTVEVEGTMSHAGMEPVITTAREEEDGIYVTEGFRFTMAGDWIVIVRGTRNGERFETRFELSGVRSSAGSPGHQHGTATP; from the coding sequence ATGGGCCTACGGTGGACAAAGCTGTTCCTGCTCCTCTCGCTCGTGCTCCTCGTACCGCTGACCGCAGCCTGCCGACGGGGAGAAGCGACGACGCACGTGCGGGCCGAGCTCGCAGCGATCGAACCCGATCCGCCGGCCGTCGGTCCGGCTACGCTGCGTTTCCGCCTGCTCGACAGTACTGACGGAAGACCGGTGACCGGGCTGGGTACGGTCGAAGTCGAAGGAACAATGTCGCACGCCGGCATGGAGCCTGTCATCACGACCGCACGCGAAGAGGAAGACGGCATCTATGTGACGGAAGGGTTTCGGTTCACCATGGCCGGAGACTGGATCGTCATCGTGCGCGGTACACGGAACGGAGAGCGTTTCGAAACCCGGTTCGAGCTTTCCGGCGTCCGCAGCAGTGCGGGTAGTCCGGGTCACCAGCACGGGACGGCCACACCATGA
- a CDS encoding aspartate/glutamate racemase family protein: MHRRTIGILGGMGPLATVEFYRRVVTRTPARSDQDHLHVVIDADPTIPDRTAALVERGADPTPRLIAAARRLEASGADFLVVPCHTAHTFLPAVQAAIGIPIVDMIGEAALELARRYPPDTPFGLLATRGTIAAGLYERALSRQRLRVLVPDEAGQCLVDRVITRIKQGCLDEETTALVSLTVERMAKGEVAAIVIGCTELSLILLEERSDSPLVDTTSLLADVAVAIGLGIRPLPPPLPTPGSAAP, from the coding sequence ATGCACCGACGGACGATCGGGATACTCGGCGGCATGGGGCCGCTCGCCACGGTCGAGTTCTACCGGCGGGTCGTCACACGCACACCCGCTCGATCCGATCAGGACCATCTGCACGTCGTGATCGACGCCGACCCCACGATACCCGACCGTACGGCAGCACTGGTCGAGCGCGGTGCCGATCCCACACCGCGCCTGATCGCCGCAGCGCGGCGCCTCGAAGCGTCCGGTGCTGACTTTCTGGTCGTACCCTGCCACACCGCCCATACGTTTCTGCCTGCAGTGCAGGCAGCGATCGGCATACCGATCGTCGACATGATCGGAGAGGCCGCTCTTGAACTCGCGCGCCGCTATCCGCCTGACACACCGTTCGGCTTACTCGCCACGAGGGGAACCATCGCGGCCGGGCTCTACGAACGTGCGCTCTCCCGGCAGCGTCTCCGAGTCCTCGTACCGGACGAAGCCGGCCAGTGCCTCGTCGATCGGGTGATCACGCGTATCAAGCAGGGATGCCTCGATGAGGAGACAACGGCTCTCGTCTCCCTCACCGTCGAACGGATGGCAAAAGGAGAAGTCGCCGCCATCGTCATCGGCTGCACGGAACTGTCGCTCATTCTGCTCGAGGAGCGATCCGACTCTCCACTGGTTGATACAACGTCGCTTCTCGCCGATGTCGCAGTCGCGATCGGTCTCGGAATTCGCCCCTTGCCGCCACCGCTCCCGACGCCCGGTTCGGCTGCGCCCTGA
- a CDS encoding putative quinol monooxygenase has product MFVDLSFFEVEEGMQPEFERAFRVLIAAAREAEGCVSSELVRLDEEQRYVWVERWVSREAHNAFNERLFGELLPRLPDFERYARRLVDRDGEGYVVI; this is encoded by the coding sequence ATGTTCGTGGATCTGAGCTTCTTCGAAGTCGAGGAAGGTATGCAGCCCGAGTTCGAACGGGCTTTTCGTGTCCTGATCGCTGCGGCGCGTGAGGCTGAAGGCTGTGTTTCTTCCGAACTCGTCCGACTGGACGAAGAGCAGCGTTACGTGTGGGTCGAGCGCTGGGTGAGCCGCGAGGCACATAACGCGTTCAACGAGCGTTTGTTCGGGGAGTTGTTGCCGCGGTTACCTGATTTCGAGCGCTACGCGCGTCGTCTCGTGGACCGTGACGGCGAGGGGTACGTTGTCATCTGA
- a CDS encoding diphosphate--fructose-6-phosphate 1-phosphotransferase, with translation MPPHLLVLQSGGPTAVINATLAGVLEAAREQGFARVLGALQGFGGLLAERLIDLTALTGERLERLARTPGAALGTSRDRLDARSAQQVLRILDRQAIDALIVIGGNDTAANAQALHVAATEANRPLVVVHAPKTIDNDLPETDHTPGYPSAARFLALATRDLLIDTWSVRNLYPVTLLEVQGRNAGWLTAACALASPPTLLEHLLLFFPERPPDSLDGLIAELLEAQRAHGWLLAVIPETLRDQLGQPIAGLEPRWTDPHGHAYPASPGERLAGVLTARFGTRVRVIRPNALARSFAAAPCELDREEARAIGRTAVTWARMGRQAVMVAIRRLADDPYRAEFRPVGIAAVAAQERRLPETWIDRDGRSIAAAFRQYALPLVGPVDQVDPVLFE, from the coding sequence GTGCCGCCGCATCTCCTCGTCCTCCAAAGCGGCGGGCCGACAGCAGTCATCAACGCAACGCTCGCTGGCGTGCTCGAAGCTGCCCGTGAACAGGGCTTCGCCCGGGTGCTGGGCGCCTTGCAGGGATTCGGTGGTCTCCTGGCCGAGCGCCTCATCGACCTGACTGCGCTCACCGGCGAACGACTCGAGCGACTGGCCCGAACCCCCGGCGCAGCCCTGGGTACTTCGCGCGATCGTCTGGACGCACGTTCCGCCCAGCAGGTGCTCCGCATCCTGGACCGACAAGCCATCGACGCGCTCATCGTTATCGGCGGGAACGACACCGCGGCGAACGCCCAAGCCCTCCACGTCGCCGCGACGGAAGCGAACCGGCCACTGGTCGTCGTCCACGCCCCGAAGACGATCGACAACGATCTTCCCGAAACCGATCATACGCCCGGTTACCCGTCGGCAGCTCGTTTCCTCGCGCTGGCGACTCGCGACCTCCTCATCGACACCTGGTCGGTCCGCAACCTCTATCCCGTCACACTCCTCGAGGTGCAAGGCCGCAATGCGGGGTGGCTGACCGCAGCCTGCGCACTGGCGTCTCCACCCACGCTGCTCGAGCATCTGCTGCTGTTCTTTCCCGAGCGTCCACCGGATTCCCTCGACGGCCTTATCGCCGAGCTGCTCGAGGCACAGCGAGCGCACGGCTGGCTGCTCGCCGTCATCCCGGAAACGCTGCGCGACCAGCTCGGACAGCCGATCGCTGGTCTAGAACCGCGCTGGACCGATCCCCATGGACACGCCTACCCAGCAAGCCCGGGCGAACGGCTCGCGGGTGTTCTCACCGCTCGGTTCGGCACACGGGTGCGCGTCATCCGACCCAATGCTCTCGCCCGGTCATTCGCAGCCGCACCGTGCGAGCTCGACCGCGAAGAGGCACGAGCGATCGGCCGGACAGCGGTTACCTGGGCGCGAATGGGCCGGCAGGCTGTCATGGTTGCCATCCGGCGACTCGCCGATGATCCGTATCGTGCGGAATTCCGACCGGTCGGCATCGCGGCGGTCGCTGCTCAGGAGCGACGGCTTCCCGAGACCTGGATCGATCGTGACGGCCGGAGTATCGCTGCCGCGTTCCGCCAGTACGCGCTCCCGCTCGTCGGGCCTGTCGACCAGGTCGATCCAGTGCTCTTCGAGTGA